A window of Deltaproteobacteria bacterium genomic DNA:
TTCTCCTTTGAGAGATTCTTCACTCCGCGGAGTCTATCCTGAGCTTGTCGAAGGGCTTCGTTCAGCATGACATGGTTCTACGGCTTGCCGCGTGTAGAGGTCGTTTCTTACGCTTTGCTCGTAACGCTCTTACACACTGCTCGCAATGGACAACTCGAACACCGTGGCGTACGTGCGACACAAATCGTTGCACCGACATCCATAATGGCTTGATTGAATAAGTAGGCCTTGCCTTTGGGAGTCATGCGGTGCGCGACCTCCCACAAAAAGCGAGTCGTCTGTCGTTCCGGTGGAAGGGCAAAAAATCGAGTCAGGACTCGTTCGGCATTGGTATCGAGAATGGCTGCGTCTTTGCGAAAGGCAAAGCTGGCTACTGCGCCTGCAGTATAAGGGCCGATACCCGGCAACGTTTCCAGTTCTGTCGGATCTTTGGGAAACTGGCCATCATATTCGTCGACAATCTTTTGGCTGGTGCGCTGTAGATTACGCGCACGGGCATAGTAGCCCAGCCCTTCCCAGGTTTCACGGACTTCTGGTTCATCGGCACGCGCGAGGTCTTCGACGGTCGGATAACGCTGAAGGAATTTTTCATAATACAGCGTTGCACGTTGAACCTGTGTCTGTTGCAGCATGATTTCGGAAACGAGAATAGCGTATGGGTCGCGGGTGCGACGCCACGGGAGGTCGCGTCCGTATTTCTGGTACCAACTGATGAGGCGTTGCTGAAAGGCACGAATGGTTGCAGGATGAGCGACGTGCCAGGAGGCCTGAGTCAGCTTTTTCATCGGCGGTTGTTGTGGCAGAAGCAAGGAAAGGAGGGAAGGGGGGCTTTGCCTTGACTCGAAAGAGCAGAGCCACTAAGGTGGCGACGCCTAGAGATGATTAAGGAGGGCGAACGTTCATGGCTGGACGGGAGAGCCTAGAAAAGACCATAGCCAAAATCCTCCATCGACATTGTGAGTTCGGATGGGCTCACTACTACATTCCGAGCGAGAAGTTTCCCAGCTTGGTTGATGAACTGCTTAAGGTGTTACAACCGACAGAGGAAGCGAGTGAAGACGAGCTGGTCAAGTTCTTTCTCGGCATTCGCAAATATACCTCTGAACAGGAGCGGGTCGACCGCGTCCTCTCAGAGTATCGATTGCTGCGGCGCAAGTAGACCGTGCTTCAATGCCCTTCCTCTGGGAGGTTGTCGCTCTGTGGCATTGGTGCGCTGTTGACCGGAGCATTTTCCTCTGGTGGTAGAGGAGGGAGTGTCAGTTTCGCTGCTAATTCCTCCAACCGTCGTAACCGCTCATTCAGTCCCGCCTGTAACTGTTGAGACTGTTGCTCTAGCGCTGCTCGCGCGGAGAGTGCAGCTTCGAGTTGTGCCCGTACCTCCTGCTCGCGCAAGAGGGTGGCTTGATGCTCCTGGCGGAGCGACGCGAGCATTTTCTGCTGCTCTTTGTTGGCAATGACATACCCCGCATATCCACTGAGCGATGCGGCGACAATGATATTCAGGAGGACAGCTGGAGCACGCATAATCATTACGAATTGTAGAGGGGAGAGGGGAGATGAGAAAAGAGGGGTTTGACAGGCGCAACCGCAGCGTATAGGTGCCAAAGCCATGTTCGAGGTGCTGCATGAGTGAGTGGCAGCGAACCCGGCAGACCGTCATTGGTCTCTCTCTCCTCTGTTTCCTTTTGTATTTTTGGGAGTTGGGAAATATCCCCTTCTATAATTACGAGGAATCAAAGGAAGCGCTTATCGTTTGGGAGATGGTCAATGATGGTGGCTGGATCTTACCCAAACGCAACGGGACGGAATTGCCACTCAAACCCCCACTGTTCCATTGGTGTGGAGCGCTCATCGGAATTGTGAGCGGCAAAGTGAATGAATTTGCCGTCCGGTCTCCGTCTGCGCTGTTTGCCACGGCGACGGTATTGCTCACCTTCTTCTTTGCCCAATTTTTGTGGAACTGGCGGGTAGGATTGTTTTCAGCGCTCATTTTGGCAACGTCACCCGAATGGATGCGTTGGGCAGTGTATGCCCGTAGCGATATCGTGCTTTGTTTTTTCCTGACAACGGCAGCAATGTCGTTCTTTTTACTGTGGCGAGAGCGAGCCACAGCACCGCAGACGTTGTGGCTCTTCTATCTGAGTATCGGCCTGGCCACGCTTGCAAAAGGGCCGCTGGGAGTAGTGCTGCCAGGAGTCACTATTCTGCTCTTCCTCTACCTGACGCGAGAAGTGGACTTCCTCAAGCGTATGCGCCTCGGCAGAGGAATCGCCGTCGTCGGGGTCGTCGCGGTATCATGGTACGTGCTTGCCACGTGGATTGGGGGATGGGAATTTTTCCGCCGGCAAGTGTTGGACGAAAATGTATTTCGCTTTTTTGACAGCGAGCAAGGGGGGCCCAGTCGCGATCACGCCTTTTATTACTATATCCCCACCTTATTTGTGGGCATGTTGCCGTGGAGTTTGTTTTTCCCTTTAGTCGGCTATTTCCTGTATCGCTCACGACTGCATGAGAAGAAGCTCCTCTATTTGGTGGTGTGGTTTGTCGGCGGCTTTGTCTTTTTCTCACTTGCGTCAGGAAAGCGAGGCAATTATCTCCTGCCTCTATATCCGGCAGTGGCGATGCTGTTAGGGGTGTGGTGGCAAGAACTGGTAGATGGTTCCTTACGTTTCTCACCAGTAGTGAATCGAGCCGCCCGGATTGCGGCGTTACTGATTTGTGGCGGGCTTGCACTGGGCGTCACGTTGTTGACTGCTCATGGCTTGGGGTCGGAGCTTGCGCATTGGATTGCGCCCTTTTTGCATCCACGTGATGTCGCGAATCTTCCAGTCGTTGCCGAAAGCATCCAGCAGCAATTCCCGGTTGTGGTGATCTGGCTACTGATGCTGGTGTTTGCCGTTGGGTGGTATGTGTGGGGCGTACGCCACGCGCAATGGATGTATGTGTTTGCCGCATTGACGATTGCAACCTCTTCATCGCTCTATTTTACCAAAGCGTTGTTTCATCCCCTGTTAGCACAGGAGCGGACGTACAAGCCGTTTATGCTCGGCGTGCGTTCGACGGTGAAGAATGCGCCACTGTACTTTCATCGCGATGCCTACGACTATGGGGCAAACTTTTATGCGGCCCGGCGCATTCCGGTATTCAAAGGGGATTTAGCTGACTTCCCGGTTGATACTGTCAACGGCTCGCCCTCGTACCTGTTGATGTGGGAAGAGGACTGGCCACGGGTGACTGTCGGTTCTGACCTCCGCTTTGAGCATCTTGTTGCCAGTGAGGGAAAGGGACCGGATAAAAAACACCGCTTAGCGCTCATCGCCGTGCTGCCGCCGATCCCTGATGAGCAATCTCCACCTAAGGTTGACAACAAAGCGGAAGGCGGAACTGAAAGTGATAAGCTGCCGACGACCGCGACGGCGAAAAGCCAACCGCTCGATACGTCGGCAGGGTCGCGGTCTCAATCACTCTCGGATAAGGCGCCGCCTCCGAAGCAGTAAGGATACGATTGCGGCCTGGCCCTGTACGCATTTGACACTGAACTCTAGGTTTCCTTCATGACTTGTGGATATATGCTCCGTTCATGCTTCGACGAGCTCAGCACGAACGGAGGTGTTGTTGTGGCTGACTTCTTCTTTCCGTTCACCCTGAGTCCTGAGCTTGTCGAAGGGGCGAAGGGTGGTGTGTTCGGCTGCTGTCATCCTTTCGCAGCAGCTGAGTATTTGCCTGCTCATACTACAGAAACCCTATGCGCCAGCAAGCTGTTCTGACCGGTGTTGCACTCACGGTGTTATGTCTCGTCCTCTATTGGTGGGGACTTGGTGACGTGCCTTTTTACACGAAAGGCGAGCCACGTGAAGCAACGGTCGTCTGGGAGATCTACACGACCAACGAATGGATTCTCCCACTCCGCAATGGCCATCTGATCCCCTCGAAACCGCCGCTCTTTCATTGGCTGGGAACACTGGTGTCGTACGCGAGTGGTGGGGTGAGCGAGTTTTCGATTCGGTTTCCGTCG
This region includes:
- a CDS encoding A/G-specific adenine glycosylase gives rise to the protein MKKLTQASWHVAHPATIRAFQQRLISWYQKYGRDLPWRRTRDPYAILVSEIMLQQTQVQRATLYYEKFLQRYPTVEDLARADEPEVRETWEGLGYYARARNLQRTSQKIVDEYDGQFPKDPTELETLPGIGPYTAGAVASFAFRKDAAILDTNAERVLTRFFALPPERQTTRFLWEVAHRMTPKGKAYLFNQAIMDVGATICVARTPRCSSCPLRAVCKSVTSKA
- a CDS encoding enoyl-CoA hydratase/isomerase family protein encodes the protein MAGRESLEKTIAKILHRHCEFGWAHYYIPSEKFPSLVDELLKVLQPTEEASEDELVKFFLGIRKYTSEQERVDRVLSEYRLLRRK
- a CDS encoding glycosyltransferase family 39 protein; translation: MSEWQRTRQTVIGLSLLCFLLYFWELGNIPFYNYEESKEALIVWEMVNDGGWILPKRNGTELPLKPPLFHWCGALIGIVSGKVNEFAVRSPSALFATATVLLTFFFAQFLWNWRVGLFSALILATSPEWMRWAVYARSDIVLCFFLTTAAMSFFLLWRERATAPQTLWLFYLSIGLATLAKGPLGVVLPGVTILLFLYLTREVDFLKRMRLGRGIAVVGVVAVSWYVLATWIGGWEFFRRQVLDENVFRFFDSEQGGPSRDHAFYYYIPTLFVGMLPWSLFFPLVGYFLYRSRLHEKKLLYLVVWFVGGFVFFSLASGKRGNYLLPLYPAVAMLLGVWWQELVDGSLRFSPVVNRAARIAALLICGGLALGVTLLTAHGLGSELAHWIAPFLHPRDVANLPVVAESIQQQFPVVVIWLLMLVFAVGWYVWGVRHAQWMYVFAALTIATSSSLYFTKALFHPLLAQERTYKPFMLGVRSTVKNAPLYFHRDAYDYGANFYAARRIPVFKGDLADFPVDTVNGSPSYLLMWEEDWPRVTVGSDLRFEHLVASEGKGPDKKHRLALIAVLPPIPDEQSPPKVDNKAEGGTESDKLPTTATAKSQPLDTSAGSRSQSLSDKAPPPKQ